One Candidatus Hydrogenedentota bacterium genomic window, CACACACACGCCGCAATCGATGCATTCTTCGGGATCAATCACCAGCATGTTCTCGCCTTCGTGAAAGCAGGCCACGGGGCATACGTCCACACAATCCGTGTACTTGCACTTGATGCAGGGTTCGGTGACGACAAAAGCCATGGTATTTTCTCCTTGGTTATTGTGCAGACGCAGCAATAAGGTCATTGGCAAGATGGAATTCGGGCTGGCAGTAACCAACCTGGCCGGATTCTAACAACGAATCCAGGGGCTTATCAACGGCAAGCCTATACACTTGTTTACACCATTAAACAACGATATGCCCACTCCCGTCAAGGCTGCGGGACATCGGAAGGGCAGGACCTGCCAACTCTGCGCCCCTGCTCTCGTACCACACGACATCGTGCGTTGCGGTGCCCCTTGCGTAAGCCGTCCGCCGAGTCTTATTCTACGTTATAGCGGAGCTTAGTCTGAAAATCGACCCAAACGGACAACACCCGGAATCCGTTACGGATTCGCGGGCGTTGTCGGGCGGAAGGAGCATATTACTTACTTGAATTCTTGTGCTCTTTTCCGTTGAGACCGTGCTCGTGCATTACCGTGCTGGTGGCCTCTGGCGTATCAGCCGACCACCCTTGAAGACCTACATTGAGTACGGGTTTCAAGAATCGTCCCTTGCGCTCGTAGGTGCCGAGGTCGCCTTTGTTGATGAGCGCCTTACTTTCGTCCGGGGTGGCAATTGCTTCAGTCCGGGTTGAAGTGGTGAGAATCGGCTTCACGAAGCGTCCCTGGCGGACATAGGTTCCGAGGTCACCTTTGTCGATGGTGGTCTCTGCGAAGGCCGTGGTTCCCAGGGTGGCGAGGGCGAGGGCGCCCGCAAAGGTGAGTATCAGAGACTTTTTCATGGTTATTCTCCTATTGCCCCGTTGGGGCGTGGCGGGCGCGCTGCCGGACGGCTCTTCGCCCAATTTCGGTATGGCATTCAGGTCAATTTCAAGTAGTACTCGGGTGGTTGGCGTGCCTAGCTCGCGCGCTTGTGCCCGATGTTCCTGTGCTCTTTTCCATCGAGACCATGCTTGTGTGCGACGTTGCTGACAGGTACGGCCGCATCCGCAGACCAACCTTGGTGGCCGACTTCCAGTACAGGTTTCAGGAAACGTCCCGTGCGCTCGTAGCTGCCGAGGTCGCCCTTGTCGATAACTGCACTGCGCTGGGTCTGACCCGCGACGGCTTCAGTTCGGAGCGACGACGTGAGAACCGGCTTTACAAAGCGGCCCTGGCGGACATATTTTCCAAGGTCGCCCTTGTCGATGGTGTTTTCGGCGTAAGCCGCGCTTCCGAGTGTTGCGATGGTGAGTGCACTCGCGATGGTGAGTATCAGAGACTTTTTCATGGCTATTCTCCCTGTTGCCCCGGGGGGCCTGTATGGGTGCGAAGCAATTAAAGCGTCTCACCCGGTTTCAATTGGTTGCTCTGGGTTTCCGCGAGCCTTGGAGCTTTCCGTCCGAGCTGAGCACCCGGCTTCACCTTGCTCCCGGCCTTGCGGCCCTTGCCTTCGTTAGCGCATCATTCGTGCCAGAATTTCAGAGCGTCTGAACGTAAGAAAAAGGGCCGTTTCGCGTGTGCAACTGCCCCCAACTGATCAGAACCTGAGCAGGGGCGCTGGTCAGGATCTGACTTCCGAGAGCGAACGATTCAGTGAAAACACCGGTCATGCCAAGCGACCGTTCGCCGCGTGGTGTAGTCCCGTGGTCTGCTCTATAATGGACTGTTCCGGTTCGTGGCAGCTTGTGAGCGCGCCACGCTACCCATTTGAGGAAAACGTACCTTGAACATCACCCCACCCCTGCTGTTTGTGCTGGATGGCCCACCTGAAGCGAGAACAAGAACATGTTGGGAAGAAGCCTTAGGAATCGCGTGTTTTTCGCGCTGACCCTCCTCTCTCTGTTGCCGCTCGTGAGTACAGCCTATCAAGGTTATCACTGCGGGCGGATGGTGGTCATGGACCTGCTGCAGCAGCATGCCATTTCGGTTGCCGAGGTCCATCAGACCATGTTTACACAGTGGCTCGAAGAGCGAACGCAGGACACCGACGCGATTGCCAGTATGCCCCTCGTCACCGACTGTCTTGAGAAAATTCTAGGAGAACGCGATGATGCCGCAGTCAAGATCCTGGGCGACACCCTTCGCACCGTCCAGTCTGCCGGCGCAATCTATGAGCAATTGGAAATCTTTGATTCCACATGGAGGCTGGTCGCGTCGTCCCGGGATGGCAAACACTCCGACGCCCGATTAGTCGATCCCGATTTTCAAGAACACGTGCGCGATGCCGCTGGAGTCTACTTCGGCCAGGTCCACCGGCACCGTGAAGGCGACATGGGGACACACTTCGGAAGGAGGATCCGCGATGGCAACGGTGAGACACTAGGCTACCTCGTCGCAAATCTCAATCTGACCACGAGCCTGACGCCGCTGCTCACGGATCGCAGCGGACTATGGAGTACGGGGGCAGTCTATATTGTTAACGCGGAATCTCGACCTATCATTGGAACCAACGACAACAGTGGGGAGCCTTCCCTCGTGCCGCCACGAAGGGATGAAACAGGAATGGGCGATCACTCTGGCGGTGTAGCCCCCCGTTCAGCGCGCCACGCGCTCAAGACAATTGGCGCATCGATGCCCCTCCCGATAAATGATTGGCGGGTGGTCGTCGATATCGATATGGAAGAGGCCATGGCCACCGTACGTGTCCTGCTCTATCGAGCCCTCGGGATGGTAAGTGCTGCGTTGCTCGCGGTGGTTCTGGTTTCACTCTGGCTCTCCAGATTGCTGGGGAGCCCCCTCGCCAATCTGGCCTCGGTCGCGCGAAAAATTTCCGCCGGGCATTCCGACGAACGATTGGAACCAATGCATTTGCGCGAAGCCGACGAAGTGCGCAGCGCATTCAATCAGATGCTGGATGAGCTTCGGGACAAGGAAGCCGTGATTGTACGCTCCGCGAAACTGGCAATTGTCGGAGAACTCACTTCGCGTGTCGTCCACGAAATGCGCAATCCCCTCTCCTCAATCAAGATGAATCTTCAAGCGCTCAAACGGTCTTCCGATTTGGATGCCGGCGATCAGGAACTTGCGGAAATCGCAACAGAGCAGGCCCAGCGGCTGGAACGTATGCTCAATGAATTGCTGCTCTACGGGCGGCCAGTTGAACTGCATCTGGAGCCTGTGGCTGTTGCCCGCCTTTTTGAGTCGGCGCTCGCCGACGTACGCGGTGGCGCAGAAGAGAGGGGGGTGACCATTGAGTCCGGTTTGGACGAAGCACTTGGGACCACCTCCATTTCCGTCGACCCGGATCAATTCTCTCGGGTGCTCACGAATCTGCTGAAGAACGCGATAGAGGCGTCTCCCGCCGGAGCCAGGGTCCGGTTATGCGCCCATGCCTCCGAACTACAGGCCTCTGAGATAGTCATTGAAGTGCGGGATACGGGTGTCGGAGTTCGTCCGGAGCATCAGGAGCTACTCTTCAAACCCTTTTTCACCACCAAGGGCAATGGTACAGGTCTGGGCCTCGCCAATGTGCGCAAGATTGTGGAGTTACACGCCGGGCGCGTTCACGCGGAAAGCATCTCCTCAGGCGGCACAAGGTTCATCGTCGAAATGCCTTGTACCTCCGCGACCGCCTCGCCGTGCTGACATAGCCTCGTGCCCGGACACACGGGGTTTGCTACAATGCCCGCAGAAGGCTGCCGGCGGGCGCCGTTGGACAGGAAAAAGCCATGCGCATGATCGTAATAGACGATGACAAGGCCCTTGGCCGCTCACTCCAGATTCACTTGGAGCGGGTGGGGCATTCGGTCGATGTTACACATACGGCGGCGCAAGGCCTGGACCTGCTGCTCGAGAACGGTTATGACTTGGCCTTCATCGATCTTAACCTTCCCGATATGACGGGCATCGATATTCTGCGCAAGTTCAAAGATATCCGGCACAACACGTTCACGGTCATGATCACGGGGATGCAGGATTCGAAATCTACGATCGAAGCAGTGCGTCTCGGGGCCTTTGACTATATCCGAAAGCCGCTGGATCTGGACGCGGTAATGGTCACAGTCGAGAAAGTGGCCCACCAGTTTGAGAACCTCACTCCAGGAAAGTTTCAACGCGTCTTTGCGGGCACTGCGGGTGGCCCGCATGAAATCGTGGGTTCGCATCCAGGCATCATCGAAGTGCTCAAACAGATCGCACTCACCGCGGAGAGTCGTGTGCCCGTCCTGGTGCAGGGCGAAACGGGAACCGGAAAGGAACTGGTGGCGCGCGCACTTCATGACACCAGTACGCCGCAGGAACCCTTTGTGGCCGTCAACTGTTCCGCCGTTGTTTCCACGCTGCTGGAGAGCGAGTTGTTCGGGCATGTGAAAGGCGCATTTACGGGGGCTGATGGGGACAAACCAGGCAAGTTGGAGGTGGCCGGGTCGGGGACTATATTCTTCGATGAAATTGGAGACATGTCCTACGACCTTCAAGCAAAACTTCTGCGCGTATTACAAGAGCGAGTTTTTGAGCGCGTCGGGAGCACCAAGACCATGCCGTTCCGCGCACGGGTTATTGCCGCGACCCATCGAGATCTAAAGTCGATGGTTATGGAGCAGAAGTTTCGCGACGACCTGTATTATCGGCTGGCGGTGTCGACCATCCATGTTCCGCCGCTGCGCGACAGGCGATCGGACATCGCGGGTCTGGCCGAAAACATGCTGGCGCGGCTCGGCCAGGAACTGCACAAGGAGATAGACGGAATCAGCGAAGCGGCGCTCAAGTGCTGCGAGAATTATGACTGGCCGGGAAATATTCGCGAGCTGAACAACGTCTTGACGCGAGCCGTACTGCTTTCCCGAGGGCCGGTCATCAGCGAGCAGGGCATTCTGTCGGCTATGGGCAACGGAACGACTGCGGGGATTTCGACTGACGAACTCAAGCCCCTTCGCGACGTCGAGCGAGACTACGTGTATCGGGTACTGTTGTCCACAGACTGGAATATTTCGAGGGCCTCGGAAATCCTCGATATTACACGCGTAACGTTACGCAAGAAGATTGAGGACTATGGATTGGCTAAGCCGTAAAAGCTGATTCAGGGACTAAGTAAGGGATCTTACATCCCGCGATTTCTAAAGTAATTTTAACAATATTGGAGTGTGGGCGTCAGGTCTGTGGTCTCAATTTCTCGAAGAATCTACTTGCGCGCCCCTGCTCTCGTACCAGACAACATCGTGCGTCGCCGTTCCGGTTGCAACGAGATCTGGACTCCCGTCGCCATTCACGTCTCCTACAGTTAGCCCCGCCATTGCCACGCCCACTGCATCAATGACCTGGCGTTGCCAACCTGTCCCGCTCCAACGGAACAGGAGTACTTCGTGGGAGCCACCTCGGCCTCCGGCAATGATCTCGTCCGTCCCATCTCGGTCCACATCGAGGCAGACCAGTGCGTGGCCGTCCACCAGCGATTCATCGATGACCGTTCGGGGCCAGGGTAGCGGATCGCCATCCCGCCCGCTGTATACCACCACCTCATTCCCATGCCATGGTTCAATCGTTGCGATAAATCGCAGCTCGCCCTTGTTCACGCGCCCCAGTCCAACCTCGCTTGTTCCCTGGGCTGGACGGGTTCCAGCGTGGCCCACGCCGAGTTGGGTTTTCTCCACAACACCCGTTTTCCATTCAAAACGATGGACGCCATCAAAACTGGCCGTGAAAATGACGGTCCCTCCGCCCTCATCCCGGGGCGCGATCAGCAGGCCATGCGCCATGCAGAGCGTATCGTCTAACAAGGTCGAAGTCCAGGGCGCCGTCGGGTCCACGGGTGGGTGATAGGCGCGAAACTGAAGCCCGACGGCGTAATCGGGTGGGGTGGCGCCGACTCCGATAATCGGCAAGTTGATCAGTTCCTTTTTCCCATCGCCGTCCATGTCCGCCCAGCGAACACGGTGCGACGTGGGAATCGCGTCAATGGGATGAACAACCCACTCGGGGTTGCTCACAGGATCACCTGGATTCTCCAGCCATTGAAGCGTGCCGCCATTGCGGGAATCCCCAAGGTCGAAGTCGCTCGCCACCGCGAGATCGGCGTCACCGTCACCATCGATATCGTGGGGCGCGGCGTCGATGTTCCGCTGCGTTGCGGTACTGATAGAAAAGCGCGCCCAGTCGGGGTTTCGATACCACACCAGTTGGGACGGCTGGGTCGAAAGGGCAATTACATCCAAATCGCCGTCCCGGTCCAGATCGGCCGTGCTGACCTGATAGCCGTTGGCGAAGTCCCCATCAATCAGGTGCTTTTCAAAGGCCGGCGGCGCTGCTTCGCTCCAGGCGGGCACGGCCCCCATCAGGAAGACCGCAATTGACGCGAGCGCTTCGCCCGCGTACCCCGCGCACGTTATCGCGGGCGGTCTATTGCGCCACACAGGTCTGATCCACTTCCACTATCACACCGCGGGCTTCCAGCGTCGGGATTCCGCTGCAGAGTGCGTCGGCATTCAACGGATTGCCCGTAAGTCGGACCACGTCGTTGAAGCCCAACCCGGGGTTGGCCACCAGTGGAGCAAGATCCTGGACCTGGTTCATTTGAAGGGTCAGTAGTTGAAGCGATTCGAAGGCGGTGAGCACGCCGATATCCGCGATGCCATTGGCGGACAACTGGAGTTCCCGCAGGTTCACCAGATCGGCCAGGGGGCTGATATCCTCTACCTGGCAATCGAACAGGATCAAGGTTTCGAGATTCACCAGCTCGGAAATGGCCCCGAGATCGCGCAGGTCGTTTGCCGCCAGATCGAGGAACTCCAAATTCGTGAGGAGTCCCAGGGGACCGAGATCATCGCCCTCGGGGTCGCCTTCGATCTGGGTAAGTGCCGTGAATGCCAGCGACAACTCGCGCAGGCCGGTTCGGAACCGCAGCGGCAGTATCTCGGCGAGATCGGGGTTACGCTCCAGATTCAACTCGGTCAGATGTTCCAGATCCCGGAGGGGTGTGATATCGGTCACCTGATTGATACCGAGATCGACCAATTCGACCTCTCTCAATGCGGCCAGGGGTGAGATATCGGTGATGGCGTTGTCGCGGAGGTTCAATGTACGCAACTTCCGCAGGGACCCGATCTCCGCGATCTCAGTGAGATCATTCGATTCGAGCAGAAGCGTTTCCAGGTTTACCGCGAATTCCAGGCCGGCAAGGTTGCTGATGCCAGCCTCTGCTCCGTCCAGCGTCGTGAGGGTTTCCAGATCGGCCACGCGGATGCTTGCCGTGGGTATGCCCAGGGCCGCGCGCAGGGTCGCGTCCAGCCGGGCATCGGGAAAGCGCACGACCTGCCGCACCTCGATGAGATCTTCCACCACCCGCTCGCTCGTACCCCACGGCGTCTCCACGATAAGCGAAACGGTGTAGGTGCCGCGCTCGGTGTAGGTGTGGACGGGATTGATGGCCGTGCTCGTCGTGCCGTCGCCGAAGTCCCAGCGCCAGTTGGTGATGGGCTGGCCGCCGTCCTTGCTCAGGTCGGTGAAGGCAACCTCCAGCGGCAGATCGCCCGCGCGCACCGAAGGACTGAAGTCCGCAATGGGCAGATAGAACTGGCAGCCGGACAGCACTATGGCCAGGCAACACAACACGATGGAATAACGGCGCATGTCGTAAGGGTCCTCGGTGACTCGGAGCAAGGCCCTAGTATAGGGGATTCGGCAGGGCAAGTCATCTTTGGCGATGTTCACTCCTATCAGTCCGACAAAAAAGCCCCGGCACCCAAAAGGCGCCGGGGCTTGTGATGTCTCTTGGCTTATTTCGCGTTCTGCAGCTTGATCAGGTTCAGCGCGCTGCCGGCCTTCCACCACTCGATCTGGCCTTCGTTGAAGCTGTGATTTACCTTGAACTCTTCCGTGGAGCCGTCGCCGTGGGTCAGGCGCAGGGTCAGCGGGGTATTCGGGGCAAAGCTGTCCAGCCCGAGGATGTCGATGGTGTCATCCTCGCGAATCTTGTCGTAGTCCGCCGTGTCGGCAAAGGTCAGGGCCAGCATGCCCTGCTTCTTCAGGTTGGTCTCATGGATACGGGCGAAGCTCTTCACCAACACGGCGCGCACGCCCAGGTGGCGCGGTTCCATGGCGGCGTGCTCGCGGCTCGATCCTTCGCCGTAGTTGTCGTCGCCCACCACGATCGTGGGGACGCCGGCGGCTTTGTAGCCACGGGCAACGGCTGGCACTTCGCCGTATTCGCCGGTGAGCTGGCTCTTCACCTTGTTGGTTTCTTCGTTGTAGGCATTCACCGCGCCGATGAGGCAGTTGTCAGAGATATTATCCAGGTGACCGCGGAAGCGGAGCCAGGGGCCCGCCATGGAGATGTGGTCCGTCGTGCACTTGCCCTTGGCCTTGATCAGCAGCTTCGCGCCGGTGATATTGCCGTCGTTCGGCAGGAACGCATCGAGCAACTGGAGGCGATTGGACTTGGGATCAACGATCACTTCCACGCCGCTGCCGTCTTCCGCCGGCGCCTGGTAGCCCGGATCGTCGCAGCCGAAGCCATTCGGGGGCAGCTCCACCGCCGTGGGGGCATCGAGCTTCACCGCGACGCCGTCTTCGTTGATGAGCGTGTCGGTGATGGGGTTGAAAGTCAGGTCGCCCGCGAGCGCCAGCGCCGTCACCAGCGCGGGCGAAGTCACGAAAGCGTGGGTCTTCGGGTTGCCGTCGGCGCGCTTGGCGAAATTGCGGTTGAAGGAGTGAACGATGGTGTTCTCCTTCTGCTCTTCACCGTGGCGGTAACGGGCCCACTGGCCGATGCACGGGCCGCAGGCATTGGCCAGCACCTGGCCGCCGATGGTCTCGAAATCGGCCAGGACGCCGTCGCGCTCCACCGTGGCGCGCACCAGCTCGGAGCCGGGCGTGATGGTGAATTCGGCCTTGGCCTTCAGGTTCTTCTCTTTGGCTTGACGCGCTACGGAGGCGGCCGAGGTCATGTCTTCATAGCTGGAGTTGGTGCAGGAACCGATGAGGCCCACTTCCACCACCTTTGGCCAGCCATTTTCCGCGCAAACCTGCTTCATCTGGGAGATGGGCGTGGCGCGGTCCGGCGTGAAGGGCCCGTTGAGGTGGGGCTCCAGCTCGCTCAGGTTGATCTCGATAAGCTGATCGTAATACGCGCCGGGGTTTTCATACACCTCGGGGTCCGGACGAAGGTGATCGGCCTGGGCCTTGGCCAGCGCCGCCACATCGGCGCGGCCCGTGGCTTCCA contains:
- a CDS encoding sensor histidine kinase, which gives rise to MFFALTLLSLLPLVSTAYQGYHCGRMVVMDLLQQHAISVAEVHQTMFTQWLEERTQDTDAIASMPLVTDCLEKILGERDDAAVKILGDTLRTVQSAGAIYEQLEIFDSTWRLVASSRDGKHSDARLVDPDFQEHVRDAAGVYFGQVHRHREGDMGTHFGRRIRDGNGETLGYLVANLNLTTSLTPLLTDRSGLWSTGAVYIVNAESRPIIGTNDNSGEPSLVPPRRDETGMGDHSGGVAPRSARHALKTIGASMPLPINDWRVVVDIDMEEAMATVRVLLYRALGMVSAALLAVVLVSLWLSRLLGSPLANLASVARKISAGHSDERLEPMHLREADEVRSAFNQMLDELRDKEAVIVRSAKLAIVGELTSRVVHEMRNPLSSIKMNLQALKRSSDLDAGDQELAEIATEQAQRLERMLNELLLYGRPVELHLEPVAVARLFESALADVRGGAEERGVTIESGLDEALGTTSISVDPDQFSRVLTNLLKNAIEASPAGARVRLCAHASELQASEIVIEVRDTGVGVRPEHQELLFKPFFTTKGNGTGLGLANVRKIVELHAGRVHAESISSGGTRFIVEMPCTSATASPC
- a CDS encoding sigma-54-dependent Fis family transcriptional regulator produces the protein MRMIVIDDDKALGRSLQIHLERVGHSVDVTHTAAQGLDLLLENGYDLAFIDLNLPDMTGIDILRKFKDIRHNTFTVMITGMQDSKSTIEAVRLGAFDYIRKPLDLDAVMVTVEKVAHQFENLTPGKFQRVFAGTAGGPHEIVGSHPGIIEVLKQIALTAESRVPVLVQGETGTGKELVARALHDTSTPQEPFVAVNCSAVVSTLLESELFGHVKGAFTGADGDKPGKLEVAGSGTIFFDEIGDMSYDLQAKLLRVLQERVFERVGSTKTMPFRARVIAATHRDLKSMVMEQKFRDDLYYRLAVSTIHVPPLRDRRSDIAGLAENMLARLGQELHKEIDGISEAALKCCENYDWPGNIRELNNVLTRAVLLSRGPVISEQGILSAMGNGTTAGISTDELKPLRDVERDYVYRVLLSTDWNISRASEILDITRVTLRKKIEDYGLAKP
- a CDS encoding VCBS repeat-containing protein, which encodes MWRNRPPAITCAGYAGEALASIAVFLMGAVPAWSEAAPPAFEKHLIDGDFANGYQVSTADLDRDGDLDVIALSTQPSQLVWYRNPDWARFSISTATQRNIDAAPHDIDGDGDADLAVASDFDLGDSRNGGTLQWLENPGDPVSNPEWVVHPIDAIPTSHRVRWADMDGDGKKELINLPIIGVGATPPDYAVGLQFRAYHPPVDPTAPWTSTLLDDTLCMAHGLLIAPRDEGGGTVIFTASFDGVHRFEWKTGVVEKTQLGVGHAGTRPAQGTSEVGLGRVNKGELRFIATIEPWHGNEVVVYSGRDGDPLPWPRTVIDESLVDGHALVCLDVDRDGTDEIIAGGRGGSHEVLLFRWSGTGWQRQVIDAVGVAMAGLTVGDVNGDGSPDLVATGTATHDVVWYESRGAQVDSSRN
- a CDS encoding leucine-rich repeat domain-containing protein codes for the protein MRRYSIVLCCLAIVLSGCQFYLPIADFSPSVRAGDLPLEVAFTDLSKDGGQPITNWRWDFGDGTTSTAINPVHTYTERGTYTVSLIVETPWGTSERVVEDLIEVRQVVRFPDARLDATLRAALGIPTASIRVADLETLTTLDGAEAGISNLAGLEFAVNLETLLLESNDLTEIAEIGSLRKLRTLNLRDNAITDISPLAALREVELVDLGINQVTDITPLRDLEHLTELNLERNPDLAEILPLRFRTGLRELSLAFTALTQIEGDPEGDDLGPLGLLTNLEFLDLAANDLRDLGAISELVNLETLILFDCQVEDISPLADLVNLRELQLSANGIADIGVLTAFESLQLLTLQMNQVQDLAPLVANPGLGFNDVVRLTGNPLNADALCSGIPTLEARGVIVEVDQTCVAQ
- a CDS encoding aconitate hydratase; the protein is MAFDIDMIEKVYARAAERVNAARKVVGRPLTLSEKILYSHLWDGTPSTAFARGVDYVDFAPDRVAMQDATAQMALLQFMQAGRKKVAVPSTAHCDHLIQAKAGAVADLAESITNNKEVFDFLASVSNKYGIGFWKPGAGIIHQVVLENYAFPGGMMIGTDSHTVNAGGLGMVAIGVGGADAVDVMAGMAWELKFPKLIGVKLTGKMSGWTTPKDVILKVAGILTVKGGTGAIVEYFGEGAESMSCTGKGTICNMGAEIGATTSTFAFDDSMVRYLEATGRADVAALAKAQADHLRPDPEVYENPGAYYDQLIEINLSELEPHLNGPFTPDRATPISQMKQVCAENGWPKVVEVGLIGSCTNSSYEDMTSAASVARQAKEKNLKAKAEFTITPGSELVRATVERDGVLADFETIGGQVLANACGPCIGQWARYRHGEEQKENTIVHSFNRNFAKRADGNPKTHAFVTSPALVTALALAGDLTFNPITDTLINEDGVAVKLDAPTAVELPPNGFGCDDPGYQAPAEDGSGVEVIVDPKSNRLQLLDAFLPNDGNITGAKLLIKAKGKCTTDHISMAGPWLRFRGHLDNISDNCLIGAVNAYNEETNKVKSQLTGEYGEVPAVARGYKAAGVPTIVVGDDNYGEGSSREHAAMEPRHLGVRAVLVKSFARIHETNLKKQGMLALTFADTADYDKIREDDTIDILGLDSFAPNTPLTLRLTHGDGSTEEFKVNHSFNEGQIEWWKAGSALNLIKLQNAK